The sequence TTGGATGCGGTTCCCGGTGAGACCATCACGGCGCAATCCCTTGGCGCGAATATCCGTTCCAACCCCGCCGAGATCGCGTGGCAAAAGGAAATCCTGTTCCACCTCAACCGGTACAAGCGCTACCCCGCGGCCGCGCGCGCCCGCGGCGTTCAGGGTGTAACCAAGGTCGAGTTCAAGATCGCGCGGCGGGCAAGCTGGTGGATGCGCGGCTCATTCGCGGATCGGGGTCGGAGCCCTTGGACGAAGAGGCATTGGCCGTGCTGCGCCGGGCGAGCCCGTTTCCGGAGCCGCCGGACCGGCAGCCCGGCGAGCAG comes from Methyloceanibacter stevinii and encodes:
- a CDS encoding TonB family protein, whose amino-acid sequence is MAKGNPVPPQPVQALPRGRARPRRSGCNQGRVQDRAAGKLVDARLIRGSGSEPLDEEALAVLRRASPFPEPPDRQPGEQVHLVLPIEFLIRR